A portion of the Synechococcales cyanobacterium CNB genome contains these proteins:
- a CDS encoding response regulator has product MSATPEQPGRPEASGRGRRAQRLPTTPIGAGAETSLADANARLLIVSIDAAERQRLAATLACGSTACEQADSIADALAAASTSRFDLAIIPADLPGGAGYELSRALTEIDESLGTVMLAGSASIDDAVRAMRAGALDLIVGNLGPAELRERIASSLRRARAARERADRLRRLANVCRELNDAREGMASQVGSLCDDLAGAYQELSDQITHVGEAAEFNSLVRQELDLEALLRTVLEFILAKIGPTNAAVYLPSTSGDYSLGAYVNYDCPRDSTEVLLEHLAGVIAPRFERSEAVELMPSEDDLHARLGDDADWIAGNALACFSCRQDGECLAVVALFRERRTGFNADAVRLLGTIADLFGRQLARVIHVHHRHLPKDKWGLPGAADDDDIDLAA; this is encoded by the coding sequence GTGAGCGCGACGCCCGAACAGCCCGGACGACCGGAAGCCAGCGGGCGCGGCCGGCGCGCCCAGCGGCTCCCGACGACGCCCATCGGCGCGGGCGCGGAAACCAGCCTCGCGGACGCCAACGCCCGACTTCTCATCGTCTCCATCGATGCCGCCGAGCGACAGCGGCTCGCCGCGACACTCGCCTGCGGCAGCACGGCGTGCGAGCAGGCCGACTCGATCGCGGACGCGCTCGCCGCCGCATCCACGAGCCGGTTCGACCTTGCCATCATCCCCGCCGACCTTCCCGGCGGTGCCGGGTACGAGCTCTCGCGCGCCCTGACCGAGATCGACGAATCGCTCGGCACGGTGATGCTGGCCGGCTCGGCCTCGATCGACGACGCCGTGCGGGCGATGCGCGCCGGCGCGCTCGACCTCATCGTCGGCAACCTCGGCCCGGCCGAACTGCGCGAGCGCATCGCCTCATCGCTGCGCCGGGCCCGCGCCGCACGGGAGCGTGCCGACCGCCTCCGTCGGCTCGCCAACGTCTGCCGCGAACTGAACGACGCCCGCGAGGGCATGGCCTCGCAGGTCGGCTCGCTCTGCGACGACCTCGCCGGGGCGTACCAGGAACTCAGCGATCAGATCACGCACGTCGGCGAGGCCGCCGAGTTCAACAGCCTCGTCCGCCAGGAACTCGACCTCGAGGCCCTGCTGCGCACCGTGCTCGAGTTCATCCTCGCCAAGATCGGGCCGACCAACGCCGCCGTCTACCTCCCCTCCACCAGCGGCGACTACTCGCTGGGGGCGTACGTCAACTACGACTGCCCGCGCGACTCCACCGAAGTCCTCCTCGAACACCTGGCGGGGGTGATCGCGCCGCGCTTCGAGCGCAGCGAGGCCGTCGAACTCATGCCGAGCGAGGACGACCTCCACGCGCGACTTGGCGACGATGCCGACTGGATCGCCGGTAACGCTCTCGCCTGCTTCTCCTGCCGCCAGGACGGCGAGTGCCTGGCGGTGGTGGCCCTGTTCCGCGAGCGGCGCACCGGCTTCAACGCCGACGCCGTTCGACTGCTCGGCACGATCGCTGACCTCTTTGGCCGACAACTCGCCCGAGTGATCCACGTCCACCATCGGCACCTGCCGAAGGACAAGTGGGGCCTTCCCGGCGCAGCCGACGACGACGACATCGACCTGGCGGCGTAG
- a CDS encoding serine/threonine protein kinase — protein sequence MREPCPPPATLERFALHGEGASGLAGHVDRCPACREYVEDARENEAFLGRAAPALAEARPAPREPIDPHAVDGFELVEEISRGGQGVVYRAVQAATHRPAAVKMLLAGAFASDRQRRRFEREVEIAARLRHPNVVTVFESGQTPDGRPFVAMEFVNGVPIDRYVRDRLPEPGRDRTDAVLRLFLAIASGVAAAHAAGVIHRDLKPSNVLVDADGVPRVLDFGLARPITDHPEATVTHEFAGTPAYAAPEQFIGDAAAIGTATDVYALGVMLYTALTGRHPYPRDGSLAELAQHAASTDPAPPSRYVDRAQIAGEGPRETLPQRRLDGGGHRRLPVRAADLRAARQRRLRAAPAGKAAPGDGCGRARRAADHRRRGGGPRAAGLGPRPRAPGRAGGPARQPHPPRPPHGRRRRTRPG from the coding sequence GTGCGCGAGCCGTGCCCACCGCCCGCAACGCTCGAACGCTTTGCGCTGCACGGCGAAGGCGCGAGCGGCCTCGCGGGCCACGTCGACCGGTGCCCGGCGTGCCGCGAGTACGTCGAGGATGCCCGCGAGAACGAGGCCTTCCTCGGGCGGGCCGCGCCCGCGCTCGCCGAGGCCAGGCCCGCCCCCCGCGAGCCGATCGACCCGCACGCGGTCGACGGCTTTGAACTCGTCGAAGAGATCAGCCGCGGCGGGCAGGGCGTGGTCTACCGCGCCGTGCAGGCCGCGACCCATCGCCCCGCGGCCGTGAAGATGCTCCTCGCGGGCGCGTTCGCGTCGGATCGCCAGCGGCGTCGGTTCGAGCGCGAGGTCGAGATCGCCGCGCGCCTGCGCCATCCCAACGTCGTCACCGTCTTCGAGTCGGGGCAGACGCCCGACGGGCGGCCGTTCGTTGCGATGGAGTTCGTCAACGGCGTGCCGATCGACCGTTACGTGCGCGATCGGCTGCCCGAGCCGGGGCGCGACCGAACCGACGCCGTCCTCCGGCTCTTCCTGGCAATTGCGTCCGGCGTGGCGGCCGCGCACGCGGCGGGCGTGATCCACCGCGACCTGAAGCCCTCGAACGTCCTCGTTGACGCGGACGGCGTGCCGCGCGTGCTGGACTTCGGCCTGGCCCGCCCCATCACCGACCATCCCGAAGCGACGGTAACGCACGAGTTCGCGGGCACGCCCGCCTACGCCGCCCCCGAGCAGTTCATCGGCGACGCCGCGGCGATCGGCACGGCGACGGACGTCTACGCCCTCGGCGTCATGCTTTACACCGCGCTGACGGGTCGCCACCCGTACCCGCGCGACGGCTCGCTGGCAGAACTGGCGCAGCACGCCGCCTCGACCGACCCCGCGCCACCATCGCGGTATGTGGATCGTGCTCAAATCGCTGGCGAAGGACCCCGCGAGACGCTACCGCAGCGCCGGCTCGATGGCGGCGGACATCGGCGACTACCTGTCCGGGCTGCCGATCTCCGCGCGGCGCGACAGCGCCGCCTACGTGCTGCACCGGCTGGCAAAGCGGCACCGGGGGACGGCTGCGGCCGCGCTCGTCGTGCTGCTGACCATCGTCGGCGCGGTGGTGGGCCTCGCGCTGCTGGCCTCGGACCTCGACCTCGAGCGCCGGGCCGCGCTGGAGGCCCTGCGCGACAGCCGCATCCACCGCGCCCGCCTCATGGCCGCCGCCGGCGAACTCGACCAGGCTGA
- a CDS encoding WD40 repeat domain-containing protein: MWIVLKSLAKDPARRYRSAGSMAADIGDYLSGLPISARRDSAAYVLHRLAKRHRGTAAAALVVLLTIVGAVVGLALLASDLDLERRAALEALRDSRIHRARLMAAAGELDQAEELLWREAVVAGVRAHDSNFGFEHDAMQRRASWALVEYYTRVPRAMRVRLGAPADRVEVAADGTEIGARDVHGASARWSRDGRLLHATPPLRTLPPSVQRTQQYSEDYDRHVRYADGTLRIVDPRSGATLAGPVAIEPPPRQFWMTADGNHVVVWDADRSVRVLDGHTLGERGVLLGPEAMAFNMRLFDEHGMLAVVCVASPAACVRSWRLDTLRESPFRATDPSAPTGLDAASNSFNTLSTPAVSPDAMWHAAGSGGAVLVWHADHPDRPALLDGHAASIAHLTFSANASRLVSVSTDGVTCVWSLPAGNLLHRWANGSRALATDIRTDLGLLVVGDVRGFVTLYELRDRPWLHTVSAPPMGIMALAVSPDGRTYAWGGQAGSIAVYDADSKRAMHDIDAHDALISAICFSPDGGTLYSGSVDGAVRAWNPATGTLERTIFEGLPAVWALSASPDGRSLAAGGLGGFVCAWDTTTWEARPFLGIESIRVPNLAFSPDGSLLAAVSAHPDVQPCVWNARTGDLLFRLQGHTREVRALAFSPDGNTIATGSDDLTIRLWDAHTGALLRTITGLARDPFELAFDLTGRILYCVGRGPALGVYDPTAGIELASITVHERLVFGLALSPDGRTLITGGEDDRIAFWDLDHLFSYVRGNAARWEAQLAGEGSENGPRSVGTRRGPGK; this comes from the coding sequence ATGTGGATCGTGCTCAAATCGCTGGCGAAGGACCCCGCGAGACGCTACCGCAGCGCCGGCTCGATGGCGGCGGACATCGGCGACTACCTGTCCGGGCTGCCGATCTCCGCGCGGCGCGACAGCGCCGCCTACGTGCTGCACCGGCTGGCAAAGCGGCACCGGGGGACGGCTGCGGCCGCGCTCGTCGTGCTGCTGACCATCGTCGGCGCGGTGGTGGGCCTCGCGCTGCTGGCCTCGGACCTCGACCTCGAGCGCCGGGCCGCGCTGGAGGCCCTGCGCGACAGCCGCATCCACCGCGCCCGCCTCATGGCCGCCGCCGGCGAACTCGACCAGGCTGAGGAACTGCTGTGGCGCGAGGCGGTGGTGGCAGGCGTGCGAGCGCACGACTCGAACTTTGGCTTCGAACACGACGCGATGCAGCGGCGCGCCTCGTGGGCGCTCGTCGAGTATTACACGCGCGTCCCGCGGGCCATGCGCGTGCGCCTGGGAGCGCCCGCGGACCGGGTCGAAGTCGCCGCGGACGGCACGGAGATCGGCGCCCGCGACGTACACGGCGCGTCCGCCAGATGGTCGCGCGACGGACGTCTGCTGCACGCCACGCCCCCGCTGCGCACACTGCCGCCCAGCGTCCAACGCACTCAACAGTACTCGGAGGACTACGACCGGCACGTGCGATACGCCGATGGCACGCTCCGGATCGTGGACCCGCGCTCGGGGGCGACGCTCGCCGGCCCCGTCGCGATCGAGCCGCCGCCACGCCAGTTCTGGATGACGGCCGACGGGAACCACGTCGTCGTCTGGGACGCCGACCGTTCCGTGCGCGTGCTGGACGGGCACACCCTCGGCGAGCGGGGAGTGCTGCTCGGACCCGAGGCGATGGCCTTCAACATGCGGCTCTTCGACGAGCACGGGATGCTCGCCGTTGTGTGCGTAGCCTCCCCCGCCGCGTGCGTCAGGTCCTGGCGGCTCGACACGCTGCGCGAGTCGCCCTTCCGCGCGACCGACCCCTCCGCGCCGACCGGCCTTGACGCCGCTTCGAACTCGTTCAACACGCTCAGCACTCCGGCCGTCAGCCCGGACGCCATGTGGCACGCCGCAGGCTCCGGCGGTGCCGTCCTGGTCTGGCACGCGGATCATCCCGACCGCCCTGCCCTGCTGGACGGGCACGCCGCGTCGATCGCGCACCTGACCTTCAGCGCGAACGCCTCGCGCCTGGTCTCGGTCAGCACCGACGGTGTCACCTGCGTCTGGAGCCTGCCCGCGGGCAACCTCCTCCACCGCTGGGCCAACGGGTCACGCGCCCTCGCAACCGACATCCGAACGGACCTCGGCCTGCTCGTCGTGGGCGACGTTCGCGGCTTCGTCACGCTCTACGAACTGCGCGACAGGCCCTGGCTGCACACCGTCTCCGCGCCGCCGATGGGCATCATGGCGCTGGCCGTGTCGCCCGACGGCCGGACCTACGCCTGGGGAGGACAGGCGGGATCGATCGCCGTCTATGACGCCGACTCGAAGCGCGCCATGCACGACATCGACGCCCACGACGCGCTCATCTCCGCGATCTGCTTCTCACCGGACGGCGGCACGCTCTACAGCGGCAGCGTGGACGGCGCGGTCCGCGCCTGGAACCCCGCCACGGGCACGCTCGAGCGGACGATCTTCGAGGGCCTCCCGGCAGTCTGGGCGCTCTCGGCAAGCCCCGACGGGCGTTCGCTCGCGGCGGGCGGCCTCGGCGGGTTCGTCTGCGCCTGGGACACGACCACCTGGGAAGCACGCCCGTTCCTGGGCATCGAGTCCATCCGCGTGCCCAACCTCGCCTTCAGCCCCGACGGTTCGCTCCTCGCCGCGGTCTCCGCCCACCCCGACGTGCAGCCTTGTGTCTGGAACGCCCGAACGGGCGACCTGCTCTTCCGACTCCAAGGCCACACCCGCGAGGTCCGCGCCCTCGCCTTCAGCCCCGACGGCAACACCATTGCAACCGGCTCCGACGACCTGACCATCCGGCTGTGGGACGCCCACACCGGCGCGCTGCTGCGCACGATCACAGGTCTGGCGCGAGACCCGTTCGAACTCGCGTTCGACCTGACAGGGCGCATCCTCTATTGCGTCGGCCGCGGCCCGGCGCTCGGCGTCTACGACCCCACCGCCGGCATCGAACTCGCCTCCATCACCGTCCACGAGCGCCTCGTGTTCGGACTCGCCCTCTCTCCCGACGGACGCACGCTCATCACCGGCGGCGAGGACGATCGCATCGCTTTCTGGGACCTCGACCACCTCTTCTCCTACGTCCGCGGAAACGCCGCTCGCTGGGAGGCTCAACTCGCGGGTGAGGGAAGCGAGAATGGCCCCCGGAGCGTGGGCACGCGCCGGGGGCCGGGAAAGTAG
- a CDS encoding SLC13 family permease codes for MSDQAILGIGLVTVLALFVWGRWRYDLVAMMTLLALALAGVVAADRTFSGFGHPAVITVAAVLVVSRGLRNSGAVNVLGRAMRIAGEGATGQALTLTLITAVCSGFMNNVGALAIIMPVAVQMARAGGRSPSFVLMPIAFGSLLGGMVTLIGTPPNIIIAAYRAEVADSPYDMFSFTPVGAGVAVAGCVFCGLVGWRLLPKREPASSADALFDVDAYVVELRVPKGSKAEGMTIGEVGDAAEGDAVIAGIAHGDRRLAMPSRRERIAAGDVLVVEADAETITALTGAFGLELDGDRELRAEMLGAKGEITVVEAIVTPGGTIEGRSAAQIDLRRRAGINILGVAREGRRIRRRLRDIRLRGGDVLLLQGNQGALQQAFETLGLLPLAQRDLGVGKPRRALLAVAIFAAGVLATVLGLAPVEVAFAASACAMLLARLLSLREAYEAIDWPVIVLLGAMIPVGEAMQTTGAAGRIAAGLLGASSSLPAWGMLLGLMVVTMLLSNVINNAAAAVLMAPIAVRLAEGMGSSVDPFLMGVAVAASSAFLTPIGHQSNTLVMGPGGYRFGDYWRLGLPVSVIVLAVSAPMILLIWPV; via the coding sequence ATGTCCGATCAGGCGATCCTGGGGATCGGGCTTGTGACGGTTCTGGCGCTGTTCGTCTGGGGCCGGTGGCGCTACGACCTGGTAGCGATGATGACGCTGCTGGCGCTGGCGCTCGCGGGCGTGGTGGCGGCAGACCGGACGTTCTCCGGCTTCGGACATCCGGCGGTCATTACCGTGGCCGCGGTGCTGGTGGTTTCGCGCGGCCTGCGCAACTCGGGAGCGGTCAACGTCCTGGGACGTGCGATGCGGATCGCGGGCGAGGGTGCGACGGGCCAGGCGCTCACGCTCACGCTCATCACGGCCGTCTGCTCGGGGTTCATGAACAACGTCGGCGCGCTGGCGATCATCATGCCCGTTGCCGTGCAGATGGCGCGTGCCGGCGGTCGATCGCCCTCGTTCGTGCTCATGCCGATCGCCTTCGGCTCGCTCCTCGGGGGCATGGTGACGCTGATCGGCACGCCGCCGAACATCATCATCGCCGCCTATCGGGCCGAGGTCGCGGATTCGCCCTACGACATGTTCTCGTTTACGCCGGTCGGGGCGGGGGTCGCGGTGGCCGGGTGCGTCTTCTGCGGGCTGGTCGGCTGGAGGCTGCTCCCGAAGCGAGAGCCTGCTTCATCCGCTGACGCACTCTTCGACGTCGACGCGTATGTCGTCGAGTTGCGTGTGCCGAAGGGTTCGAAGGCCGAGGGCATGACCATCGGCGAGGTCGGGGACGCGGCGGAGGGTGACGCTGTCATCGCCGGCATCGCGCACGGCGACCGGCGCCTGGCGATGCCCTCTCGGCGCGAGCGCATCGCGGCAGGGGACGTGCTGGTCGTAGAGGCGGACGCCGAGACGATCACCGCTCTGACCGGTGCGTTCGGCCTCGAGCTGGACGGCGACCGCGAACTGCGCGCCGAGATGCTCGGCGCCAAGGGCGAGATCACGGTCGTCGAGGCGATCGTCACGCCGGGAGGCACGATCGAGGGCCGGTCGGCGGCCCAGATCGACCTGCGGCGCCGCGCCGGCATCAACATCCTCGGCGTGGCCCGCGAAGGCAGGCGCATCCGGCGCCGATTGCGCGACATCCGTCTTCGCGGCGGGGACGTGCTGCTCCTACAGGGCAACCAGGGCGCGCTCCAGCAGGCGTTCGAGACCCTCGGCCTGCTCCCGCTCGCGCAGCGCGACCTCGGCGTGGGAAAGCCGCGGCGGGCGCTGCTCGCCGTCGCGATTTTCGCCGCGGGCGTTCTGGCCACGGTGCTCGGACTGGCTCCCGTCGAGGTCGCGTTCGCGGCCAGCGCGTGCGCCATGCTGCTCGCTCGCCTGCTCTCGCTTCGTGAGGCCTACGAGGCCATCGACTGGCCCGTCATCGTTCTCCTCGGCGCGATGATCCCCGTCGGAGAGGCGATGCAGACGACGGGAGCGGCGGGTCGCATCGCCGCGGGGCTGCTCGGGGCGTCGTCGTCGCTCCCGGCGTGGGGGATGCTGCTGGGGCTGATGGTCGTGACGATGCTGCTCTCGAACGTGATCAACAACGCGGCGGCGGCCGTGCTGATGGCGCCGATCGCGGTCCGACTGGCCGAGGGCATGGGGTCGTCGGTCGATCCGTTTCTGATGGGTGTCGCGGTGGCGGCGTCGAGCGCGTTCCTCACGCCGATCGGGCACCAGTCCAACACGCTCGTGATGGGGCCGGGCGGGTACCGCTTCGGCGATTACTGGCGGCTCGGGCTGCCGGTTTCCGTGATCGTGCTCGCTGTCAGTGCGCCGATGATTCTTCTGATCTGGCCGGTGTAG
- the surE gene encoding 5'/3'-nucleotidase SurE, translating into MRILLTNDDGIRAPGIVALFQSLTDARGVLGGPLHGPDGLPVEVFPVAPLTVQSATSHGVTFHEPIMVREVEAAEGMRGVAVDARPADCVKLAISSIWPERFGPDEDGRPSRPDLVISGLNSGANCGVNVIYSGTVAAALEGAFLGVPSIALSLMIRAGEPDFDTAAVHARRVVEQVLAAAPLRRHECLNVNIPPIELDNPVRDRPLPVVVCPMNTHGLVDAYERRVSPSGGVYYWASGHGLDFHATDPGTDVHGLFDHKITITPLQYDLTRHADLERWRAALGG; encoded by the coding sequence ATGCGCATCCTTCTCACCAACGACGACGGCATCCGGGCGCCTGGCATTGTCGCGCTCTTTCAATCGCTCACCGACGCCCGCGGCGTGCTCGGCGGCCCGCTCCACGGGCCGGACGGTCTGCCCGTCGAGGTGTTCCCTGTCGCGCCGCTCACCGTCCAGTCCGCCACCAGCCACGGCGTCACTTTCCACGAGCCGATCATGGTGCGCGAGGTCGAGGCCGCCGAGGGGATGCGGGGCGTGGCCGTCGATGCCCGCCCCGCGGACTGCGTCAAGCTCGCCATCAGCAGTATTTGGCCCGAGCGGTTCGGCCCGGACGAAGACGGTCGGCCCTCGCGCCCGGACCTCGTCATCAGCGGGCTCAACTCCGGCGCGAACTGCGGCGTGAACGTCATCTACTCGGGCACCGTCGCGGCGGCGCTCGAAGGCGCGTTCCTCGGCGTCCCCTCCATCGCCCTGAGCCTGATGATCCGCGCGGGCGAGCCGGACTTCGACACCGCAGCGGTTCATGCGAGGCGTGTCGTCGAGCAGGTTCTGGCCGCCGCTCCCCTGCGCCGGCACGAGTGCCTCAACGTCAACATCCCCCCTATCGAACTCGACAATCCCGTCCGCGATCGACCGCTCCCCGTCGTCGTCTGCCCGATGAACACGCACGGCCTCGTCGATGCCTACGAACGCCGCGTCAGCCCCTCGGGCGGGGTCTACTACTGGGCGTCGGGTCACGGGCTGGACTTTCACGCCACCGATCCCGGCACCGATGTCCATGGCTTGTTCGACCACAAGATCACGATCACGCCGTTGCAGTACGACCTGACGAGGCACGCCGACCTCGAACGCTGGCGCGCCGCGCTGGGAGGGTGA
- a CDS encoding DUF202 domain-containing protein translates to MTRNPYDFFRGRELTLNDHLAIDRTVLSNERTLLAYGRTALAMLIIGGSCIKFFDSVWMQALGVPFVAGGVVVMGWGWRRYERTRRFLAAALQHQTGSPEHPLKEKASRSSPAPADQATPARSEESSAH, encoded by the coding sequence ATGACCCGCAACCCCTACGACTTCTTTCGCGGACGGGAGCTGACGCTCAACGACCATCTCGCCATCGACCGCACCGTCCTCTCGAACGAGCGGACGCTGCTCGCTTACGGGCGCACGGCTCTGGCCATGCTCATCATCGGCGGCTCGTGCATCAAGTTCTTCGATTCCGTGTGGATGCAGGCGCTCGGCGTCCCCTTCGTCGCCGGGGGGGTCGTGGTGATGGGCTGGGGCTGGCGGCGCTACGAACGCACACGTCGCTTCCTCGCGGCCGCGCTCCAGCACCAGACCGGCTCGCCCGAGCATCCGCTGAAGGAGAAGGCCAGCAGAAGCAGCCCCGCGCCGGCGGACCAGGCTACACCGGCCAGATCAGAAGAATCATCGGCGCACTGA
- a CDS encoding sigma-70 family RNA polymerase sigma factor: MLTRTTTRLIEGLRDPANAEAWSGFDARYRPVLIAFSARLGFSHDDAAEIAQQSLAEFARAYREGRYERERGRLSSWLIGIARNVASGMRRGRGAQRVGGDTMLGEMPDDPELTRIWSQERERAIFAEAMAILHSTSQANESTLRAFELFAIRGVPAEETAAECGISVDAVYLAKSRLTKRLREIVRELTTAYDEGE; encoded by the coding sequence ATGCTGACACGCACGACCACACGACTGATCGAGGGGCTGCGCGATCCGGCCAACGCCGAGGCGTGGTCGGGGTTCGACGCGCGCTACCGCCCGGTGCTGATCGCGTTCTCGGCCAGGCTCGGCTTCTCGCACGACGACGCGGCCGAGATCGCCCAGCAGTCGCTCGCCGAGTTCGCGCGAGCCTACCGCGAGGGGCGGTACGAGCGCGAGCGCGGGCGGCTGAGTTCGTGGCTCATCGGCATCGCGCGCAACGTGGCGTCCGGGATGCGTCGGGGGCGCGGGGCGCAACGCGTCGGCGGCGACACCATGCTCGGCGAGATGCCGGACGATCCGGAACTGACGCGCATCTGGTCGCAGGAGCGCGAGCGGGCGATCTTCGCCGAGGCCATGGCGATCCTGCACTCCACCAGCCAGGCCAACGAGTCCACGCTCCGGGCGTTCGAGTTGTTCGCCATCCGCGGCGTGCCGGCGGAGGAGACCGCGGCCGAGTGCGGCATCTCGGTGGACGCGGTGTACCTCGCCAAGAGCCGGCTGACCAAGCGCCTGCGCGAGATCGTGCGCGAGTTGACGACCGCCTACGACGAGGGCGAGTGA
- a CDS encoding PEP-CTERM sorting domain-containing protein yields MARNSRTLVLLAMLGSVAAPVLAQDTWQIRMNVDNQFDAYVGTASATVGSAVLTGNNWQVTYSLTQPGMLATDYFYVSTASDFMGAQGFLGEFRNITQGLQFNTGSPAWEVFPVGAYLQQIDPSWPATWPMLQMPTQAEVDAALAFAAINPAVWVTPATFPNWDNRAVGNVTTWGHRPGVDPSVEWIWHNTGAGNPFNPGANHDEFLIFRVQGVPAPGTLGLLGAASLVAMRRRR; encoded by the coding sequence ATGGCACGCAACTCCCGCACGCTCGTTCTTCTCGCAATGCTCGGTTCGGTAGCCGCTCCCGTGCTCGCGCAGGACACGTGGCAGATTCGCATGAACGTGGACAACCAGTTCGACGCCTACGTCGGGACGGCTTCGGCGACGGTCGGCTCTGCGGTGCTCACGGGCAACAACTGGCAGGTGACCTACTCGCTCACGCAGCCGGGGATGCTGGCGACCGACTACTTCTACGTCTCCACGGCCTCGGACTTCATGGGGGCGCAGGGCTTCCTCGGCGAGTTCCGCAACATCACCCAGGGACTCCAGTTCAACACCGGCTCCCCCGCATGGGAGGTCTTCCCCGTCGGCGCGTACCTGCAGCAGATCGATCCGTCCTGGCCGGCGACGTGGCCCATGCTCCAGATGCCGACGCAGGCGGAGGTCGATGCCGCGCTCGCCTTTGCGGCGATCAATCCCGCCGTGTGGGTGACGCCGGCCACGTTCCCGAACTGGGACAACCGTGCCGTCGGGAACGTGACGACCTGGGGCCACCGGCCCGGCGTCGATCCCTCGGTCGAGTGGATCTGGCACAACACCGGCGCCGGCAACCCGTTCAACCCGGGGGCGAACCACGACGAGTTCCTGATCTTCCGCGTGCAGGGTGTTCCCGCGCCCGGCACGCTCGGCCTGCTCGGCGCCGCGTCGCTCGTCGCCATGCGGCGCAGACGCTGA
- a CDS encoding flotillin family protein → MITLAQNAAGGSSPVLALGIVGAVLMILLFVTVMIVKQYKRCPSNRILVIYGKVGAQRAAKCLHGGGAFVIPLIQDYAYLSLEPIVIDIPLQGALSLNNIRVDVPSTFTVGISTDPVLMNNAAERLLMLPTQAIREQAQDIILGQLRLVIATLTIEEINKDREKFMNHINENVGQEINKIGLELINVNIRDITDESGYIVAIGKRAAAEAINRAKVEVAEQERTGAIGEAAAVRERNVRVAQEHALAEQGQKDAEQKQRVAVAALEAQAVTGEVEAKRDQEIAAAAREAETIAAKKKAEQEQRVRVADAEARAVEGENTSAAQVAESNAKLAEIRAEARRRAEVAAAKAAEAILAAEREQELARLSKDELAPQEIEKKRIEIAAEAEAEKQRREARGEADAILARYTAEAEGVRKVLEAKAEGYRQLVAACSQNPQVAPTLLLIEKLPELVAEQVKAVQNLKIDKITVWDSGRGVEPKNGGTRGATADFLSGLIGSLPPVHELARQAGIELPGALGRVVEDGDSGLPPTSARGS, encoded by the coding sequence ATGATTACCCTCGCGCAGAACGCCGCAGGCGGGTCCAGCCCCGTGCTCGCGCTCGGGATCGTCGGCGCGGTGCTGATGATCCTGCTCTTCGTGACGGTGATGATCGTCAAGCAGTACAAGCGCTGCCCCTCAAACCGCATCCTCGTCATCTACGGCAAGGTCGGTGCGCAGCGGGCCGCCAAGTGCCTCCACGGCGGCGGCGCGTTCGTCATCCCGCTCATCCAGGACTACGCCTACCTCTCCCTCGAACCGATCGTCATCGATATCCCCCTCCAGGGCGCGCTCTCGCTGAACAACATCCGCGTGGACGTCCCCTCCACCTTCACCGTCGGCATCTCCACCGACCCCGTGCTCATGAACAATGCCGCCGAGCGCCTGCTGATGCTCCCAACGCAGGCCATCCGCGAGCAGGCCCAGGACATCATCCTGGGGCAGTTGCGCCTGGTGATCGCGACCCTGACGATCGAGGAGATCAACAAGGACCGCGAGAAGTTCATGAACCACATCAACGAGAACGTGGGCCAGGAGATCAACAAGATCGGCCTCGAACTCATCAACGTCAACATCCGCGACATCACGGACGAGTCGGGCTACATCGTGGCGATCGGCAAGCGCGCGGCGGCGGAGGCGATCAACCGCGCCAAGGTCGAGGTTGCCGAGCAGGAGCGCACCGGCGCGATCGGCGAGGCCGCCGCCGTCCGCGAGCGGAACGTGCGCGTGGCGCAGGAGCACGCACTGGCGGAGCAGGGCCAGAAGGACGCGGAGCAGAAGCAGCGCGTCGCGGTGGCCGCTCTCGAAGCCCAGGCGGTGACGGGCGAGGTCGAGGCGAAGCGGGACCAGGAGATCGCGGCCGCGGCGCGCGAGGCCGAGACCATCGCGGCCAAGAAGAAGGCGGAGCAGGAGCAGCGAGTCCGCGTCGCCGACGCGGAGGCCCGCGCGGTCGAGGGGGAGAACACGTCCGCCGCGCAGGTCGCGGAGAGCAACGCGAAACTGGCGGAGATTCGCGCCGAGGCGCGCCGCCGTGCCGAGGTCGCTGCCGCCAAGGCCGCCGAGGCCATCCTTGCCGCCGAGCGCGAGCAGGAGTTGGCGCGGCTCTCCAAGGACGAGCTCGCGCCGCAGGAGATCGAGAAGAAGCGGATCGAGATCGCTGCCGAGGCGGAGGCCGAGAAGCAGCGCCGCGAGGCCCGCGGCGAGGCGGACGCCATCCTCGCCCGCTACACCGCGGAGGCCGAGGGCGTGCGCAAGGTGCTGGAGGCGAAGGCGGAGGGCTACCGCCAGCTCGTCGCCGCGTGTTCGCAGAACCCGCAGGTCGCGCCGACGCTTCTCCTCATCGAGAAACTGCCGGAACTCGTCGCCGAGCAGGTCAAGGCGGTGCAGAACCTGAAGATCGACAAGATCACGGTCTGGGATTCCGGGCGAGGCGTGGAGCCGAAGAACGGCGGCACGCGCGGCGCCACCGCGGACTTCCTCTCAGGGCTCATCGGCTCGCTGCCCCCGGTGCACGAACTGGCGCGTCAGGCGGGGATCGAACTCCCCGGCGCGCTGGGGCGCGTGGTCGAGGACGGCGACTCGGGCCTGCCCCCGACCTCCGCTCGTGGATCGTGA